The DNA window ACTAATTGACCAAGCTGAACCAATTCTACTTATATATCAAAGataagttcaactgattgtccagctgataggtagttcagcagaagaccttcagaagcccggtcagctgatgaagagctcaactgatgaaaagctcagctgacgagccaactgatttcaccacacCAGTTCTAGACAAGTTCAACTGactagttcagaacatcagttaggagcgacAGTTTTCAGAACACGACAAGTTTATCTAAGTTGAATCCAACTATGCGCATTAAAGaaagcaattgtccagtcaaaggacaataatgaacgttgaaGCAGAGCTTAAAGTCAAGACGTTCTATAATGACTGTCAGATAGGACAAGTCACAAAtatcgaggaacagattcaactgaaacgaacatatttgatgagtcttgatgtacggtcacgaagcctataaatataagatcaagaccatcaacaaggTAGTGCATAAATCATAAGAATAGTAGAAGGGTACACTCAACatatatcagcttacaagaagcaatcgccccagatttgagggaacactcAACGTGTTATTAGCTTAGATTAGAAACACAATTCTCTcaatgtgtgagaacactttcctGTTGTATTCATATATCAGTAATCACACATttacacacaatcactcacatatacagagagtAGAGCTTATTGataagttgagtgagtcttgcacaaagatatTAAACTTGTGTAGTCTTTAACagatagacgttaaacaagtattggttggaaggtgctgccttcagtttaggctaggagttcagttagactGTAGTGTAAGTTCTAAGCtgagtggatttgtacaaggcattgtataaatcaaagtcttctattaGATCccacccgaggtggtagaatcggtgacgtatgagcagttgaagtttccgaacatccataaatatatcttgtgtacttaattgtttaactactgttttcaaactgatttgatcagttcgaactgttatcagttcagttctcaccataactgaactgatacgtGTAAAAAATGATCCCTCATTTCAATTATTAAGTTCACACAAGgaaaaattctttcaaattaatcagctttcttaacgaaggactatttcgagtatttttcgcttggtttaaaagcaAACTCGATCTCAtttatcggtgtttacattcttaaaaCACGAGCTATTGAAACTCATGgaaaatattatgtttgaagcaccctcgcagGTGTTAGAACCGATCCTTCATAGTGCAATGCGATcaaattcaatatatatatatatatatatattatgtggtTGATTAATTTGAAacatcattttatttttattaaagtaCATAAAAACTAATGTTCATATCCGCATTTCAAATTTACGAGTTAGATTTTTAATCATATCTGACTCAcggaaatatattaatttttatgttaaaaatattatttttcattgtaCATATAGATCAAGTCAACTAATATCACATATCGTCTCATAAAAAACATGTTCCATTAATTAATGATCACTCCTATAACATAAGGTCAGAGATTTAGATGAACattataatcataaaaatatatttagatatagaaaatttttaaacacattAAGGGTTTTAACCATATATAAATAAACAtacaatcatatatctaattaCTCCCGGATCCTTATCCTCATCCCAAACATTTATTCCAAACCTGCTTCGTCGGAACAGTCGTGCCCTATCGATCAAGTCGGTGAGCTCGCACACAATAACATGCCATGTACGtaatataattttgataagCGTATTCTTGTTtggatcattttttcttttttttttcctaatttatatatcaaaactaCAGTTTAGTTAACcactattttttataattatattttgattcttatttaaataaaaattaaataaattataaaaaatattataaaaacacacaacacGTACGTCAACGCGATATTACATATGTGTGTGATGTTAGTTATATGTATCCCCGTGACTCTACAGCATGGACTCATCAGTCATCTGAGCACAAGGAAACACCCTAGCTAGACTCTGCTAGTACTACTCATCCACCCTTCATGCCAACAAAtggatataatataaatataaatatatatatatatatatatacagatatttatttatttttttgtggaATGTATAGAATTTATACACTACTTCACTGTCATGCATAGAAATTAGTACTAACATATCCTTCCACAATTACCTTCTCTTTCCACTCTGTCATTCTTGCTCCGCCATGGATAAAGAATCACCGCCGCGGCCTTACAAAACGTACACGATCACAGCCTCATCCATCTCCTATATGAAATCCACTACCACAATCGCCACCCTCTTCATCTTCAAACCTTGCTGTCCAACTCCACCAACTTACATCTTACGAGAAATCTCACTTACCGCATATCCATCTCAAATCCTCGCAATCGTCGGCCCGAGTGGCGCTGGGAAATCAACTCTACTCGACATTTTGGCTGCTCGAACCGCACCGACGAGTGGCGCCCTGCTCCTCAACTCTGCCCCCCTCAACCCGTCGTCCTTCCGCAAGCTATCCGCTTATGTCCCCCAGCATGATGCATGCCTTCCTTTACTCACCGTGGCTGAAACATTTGCCTTTTCTGCGAGTTTGCTGAACCCTAAAACCTCTGATATATCAGGGATTGTGTCCACCCTTCTTGATGAGCTCCGCCTCAAACATTTAGCGGAGACTAGGATGGCGTGTGGGCTCTCCGGCGGGGAACGCCGTCGCGTTTCTATAGGGCTAAGCCTCCTCCACGACCCGGCGGTGCTGCTTCTTGATGAACCCACTTCAGGGCTCGACAGTGGCTCAGCTTTGAATGTAATGAAGACGCTCAGATCAATCGCAGACTCGAGCCATCGCACGGTTGTTCTGTCTATTCATCAGCCGAGTTTCAAGATTCTTTCCACCATAGATAAGATTCTACTCCTGGCGAAAGGAACGGTTGTGCACAACGGTACACTTTCTTCCCTTCAAGATTTCTTGCTTTGCAATGGCTTCTCAGTTCCTCCACAGCTTAATCCGCTCGAATATGCCATGGAAATACTGAATCTACTCCATAAACCCGAAGCCATTTCACCGGCAACAGCATCACCTGAAAATTCTTCCCCTTCTCAATCAAAAATTgctaaaacaaaagaaaaaataagGTACAGAAGCTCGAGTTTCCACGAAATAGTCACATTATACATCAGGTTCTGGAAAATAATATACAGAACAAAGCAGTTACTCGTAACAAACACTTTACAGGCTTTGGGGGTTGGCTTAGTGTTGGGCACAATCTACATAAACATTGGATTTGGTAAATCAGGGATTGAGAAAAGATTTGGCCTTTTCGCTTTCACTCTAACATTCCTCCTCTCCTCCACAACCGAAACCCTGCCAATCTTCATCGACGAAAGACCAATCCTTCTGAGAGAAACCTCGAGTGGAGTTTACAGGTTGTCTTCCTATCTCATGGCGAATACTCTAGTTTTCTTCCCCTACTTACTGGGGATCGCATTTCTTTACTCGGTTTCACTCTATTTCTTAGTGGGTCTCTGCGCAACATGGCAAGCGTTTGCATACTTTGTTCTCGTCATCTGGGTCATACTTCTAATGGCGAACTCATTCGTCCTATTCTTAAGCTCCGTAGCTCCAAATTTCATTGCTGGAACTTCATTAGTGACAGTACTTCTCGCCGGATTCTTCCTGTTCTCCGGCTACTTCATTTCCAAAGACAACATACCCAAGTTCTGGCTCTTCATGCACTACTTGTCCATGTACAAATACGCTCTGGATGCATTTTTGATTAATGAGTATTCCTGCATGGTTTCAAGGTGTTTCATATGGTCCGATGAGACGAAGACGACGTGCATGGTGAATGGGGGTAATGTGTTGGAGAAGAAAGGGCTCCGTGAATTGCAGAGGTGGACGAATGTTTACATTTTACTTGCGTTCTTCGTGCTTTATCGTCTGCTTTGGTTGATTGTTTTGAGAAGAAGGGTTTCAAGATTCAAGAAATGAAACAGCTAGCATGCCTTCAGTCGTTGCACAAAACAGATTAATATCTTAACTCAAATCGAGGTAATATTTAAGGAATCCGTTCAATAAACATTTCTTGTAAAAAATTTCGATTGTTCATGACGTTTCTTTTTTGATATAGTTGTTAAGATATATTATGGAAATTTGTGGTTGTAAATGTCAATTAATGCATGCTTGATTTACGCCATGACGGATGCCGAAATCTACAAAATATATGTAATATATCTTTTTCCATTGATCATGATGAATTATAAAGAATATAAAGAATATTATACAAGCACACAACGCATACATCATTATACTAGTATATATTATGAATGTGTGGGCAGTACAAATAGTACTTGTTTATGTTTTATGTGGATAGTATACGAGTtaatgaaaacaattaagcatcATAATTCCATATGACTGTAAATCGATTCTTCGGTTTGGATCATGATATACAATGCTtgataaaaagaaaatgattaacgacacaaatataatatatatatatatatatatatatatatatttgatatgtTGTACACTTACCGTGTATATTTACATGAACACTGATAATGTGATATTCACCaatgaaatatagaaaaaatatacataaacaCGTGAGTGTCTATCTCATCGATATTTATATAATTGTACCAGATAAATGTGTTACTCATCAAAACTATGCATATATGTTTGAAATATGTGCCTGTCACGGGTCCTTATGATCCCGACAATAACAAAGTGAACATAAATATGCGAAAACAAATTCAAGTTATTGAATCATCGTCGTTTTCCGCGAAATTATGCAAATCTTATAATAGGGGCCGGTCTCCATAAAGAAAACACTATAGTCACCAAGCGGTGAGATGGGATAATATATAGGAGAGGGGAGTCTTTGTAAATATTTAGTGTGTGTActtgtgtctatatatatagagGTAAAAACTTATTTGAGACGATTttacatgtcgtattttgtgagacggatatcttatttgagtcatccataaaaaatattaatttttatgctaagattatcactgaaaaaaatataaaatatttaaaactatGCATATTAAATTGTCCTACTCTATTGTGGCCCAGGTTTGAATAGAGGAAAATGATGCAGAGATTTGTTGTCCTTTATCTATTTTCCGAATCATTTGGTCACGGGTTCTACTTTCCTTTGTCCTATCACGTGAATCCATGAACATGCATGCACCATTTCATTATttcatttatatcataaattattacttgaaaatatatataagatataattttttttattggctATAAATTACTATTAAATGCAGAAATACGATACATTATATAATCATGGTttagattatttttaatgttttatcTGCCGTACATTTTCggtttaatatattaattaaagtaTTTTTTACTTGAATATTATGAATTAAAATAGTCAATAATTTTGGAGAAAGGTAAACCCAATCCAATTTATCCTAATGGATAACCAGCCCGGATAAGTTTGGTGGCCCAGTCCAACAGGTTGAGAGCCCAAGGATCACTAACAACAAGTAACACCTCCATCTTCaaattgctttttttttttttttttataaatttgaagtattttaaaaaaaatcaattttgattttgatgtctCTCGAAAATATAAACTACATTTAAGTGTTAACATTAATTATATCATTTCGTTTAATTTCGGTTATAAATGTTTAGTTTTATGTTGTTTCTATATATCTAGTCTCACTACTTTCtatcatattaaataaattataatattttttatatataatattacattttacaactttttaaaagaatttcgtcgttaatatttgatatatttacctttcataaattattattatatgtattttaattcaaactttaatataaatattttttaaacatgtcttcaaaattaaataaaattttcaatgctTATTCATCTAATATTGATCGccgtattttttttaaaattattaacaaTACTCAATCAAAATAATGAAGTCAATTTCACGAAATAAAGATTTTTATCCTCAGTTTCACCGTTATCTTGAAtgacataaatatttttgatataataaatttttataataatatttaatttctcacaattttttgagatatatttgcAAATGattgataaaaaatattatttttatatcgaaaatattatttttaatcacAGACAACACCACTCATTTTTTAATTTGACCAAAAAaagaaacaatttttttattaaaaaaaatctgaaGAGATACATCATATCATACGAGAACCAATGGGAAAATAAAGAAAGGGGGGAAGGCAAAAACAAATAGGTAATTCGGATCACAAAACACCACCACACGTTCTAATAACCGAACATAAGCATGGAATATTCCACTATGCAAAATTAGCATTTCAACTTCATTCGATTCAATTCGCCACACCCATCTCACCGTCATCGAATATGCTGGTGATCGAACCTCACACCACAGCCGCCGTTCGACTCCCCGCCGCCAATGTTTTCATCCCTCGGTATctgtttttctttatttttctacttcttttttgatatattttggTCGTTTGCTTATGCTTCAAAAACTGTAGAGTTTGGGGGAATGAACTGTGTTTTTTTCCTCCTATTGAATTTGGTTGGTGAGTAGGGGTAAGTGCTGGGAGTTGAGGGATAACTGTGTTGGAAGAACGTGTGGAGGTTGGGTGAATGGTGGTAATCGGAATGGAATAAGAGCTACTGCAAAAGAGctgccgagctcgagctcgggTTCGGGTCCGGTGAAACAGAATTTGAAGCCTCAGAGGTATCATCCGTTCGAGGACATTTTGGACTCTGAATTATTGGAGAACGGGGAAGCTAGTCTCACTCCAGCCGAAGCTTCTCGGACAATAATTGAGGTATACACAGAAATAGTAGTGTGTAATTTCAAGTTTCGTCTCAAGGAATTTTAGTGGTGATGAATTGCTAATTTTATGGAAATGATTTGGTTGTCGGTGAAAATCTATGTTTTGATGTTGTGTAAAGATTTTGTTTTAGGTGAATAGCAAGGCGACACTGATGTTTTCTGGTTTGGTGAATGAAGAAGTTCACGAGAACATTTTTTGGCCAGATCTGCCTTATGTAACCGATGAACATGGAAGTAAGATGCAATTATTTCTTGTTTATATTTGGCACTATTTGGTTGTCGATGGGAAGTGTTGTCATTGCTAAAGTTGCGATTGCTTGTCATCAGATATATACTTTCAAGTGAAAAACGATGAAGACATCTTGCAAACTCTCACTTCTGAAGAAACCATCGTGGTAAGTTTAGATCTTTTAAACTCAATGCACATGATTTTGACAAAAAAGAAGAACGATATCATCCTATAAAATTCACCCCCAGTCCTTTACGACTTGTTAATACCTGGAGTAGTGCTATAAAGATTTTACGCTTCTGTTATTTCTATTTTCCGATCTTGATTGTGCCCTCTTTTGAAAGCTACCGATGATTTGATCTGCGTTTAAAAAATAGCTCAAGAGATTGAATCAACAGCATGAACTCTGTACTTGCCAAGTGACTAGTGAAAGAGTGTAACATAAGTAGATTCGAGACACTAGTAGTTGCCAATTTGCTTTAATGCATACCCCTGTCCCAATGTTCAAGTGCATTGTCAGACATTAAGGATTTTCTGATTCAAGCAATTTTTTTAGACGCTTACTTGAATTTCACACAATGCAGCAAGTAATTGTTGGACTAGATACTGCAGAAATGATTAGCGAGATGGAAGCACTAGGTCATTCTGATATTGAATTTGGTGTTGATGAGTTGGATGGTGAAGGTAGCGATTATGATGATGGTGAGGAAgatgaagaagatgatgatgataatGACGATGCTGAAGATGAAGATAGTGAAGTGTGCACTCTACCTTCTATTCTTTTATCTTTTAGTGTCAAGGTTGTAGCTCTGCAGTATGTAAATTTTATCACATTCATCTGCAGGAATGGGTTGCCATTCTCGATGATgaggaggatgaagatgagGAATCTGATGGATCATTGGGGGACTGGGCAAAATTGGAGACAATGCGATCTTCTCATCCTATGTATTTTGCCAAAAAGTTAACAGAGGtaactttttcaataaacatgGTGGGCAGTAATGATAGAAATTAGTCAGAAAAACTTGAATCCTTATTAGAAATACTCTACTTTTTATTGACAGAGACTAGGATATTACCTCAATATTTTGTGGGCCCTTTGAAATTCCAGTAATTAAAAGaagtattaattaattgataaattaaaatgtattataaaataaatccaCGATTCAATAAAGTCTGAACATATCGAATTAACTAAGaactcaaatttaatttaatgacTTAGTTGATTAAATACGAACTAATTTACTAAAATGTTggagttttttttataaaataataatgaacAAACCTATTAATAAATAGACAAAATTATATTATTGGATATTTTCTGAAAAGCAGAAGAATATGACATGATCACCTACATCCACAACTATAAatcaatttataattttaacacGATTAAAAGTAATGTAATTAAACCTAAACGAatcatagaaaaatattttttttccaaatgatTTTATAGCATAATAAAcattgaatttttatttatttatgttcttGATTTAGTTCATTGTAGTCAACCAATATTCTTTATTTTGATATCTCAACaaattatatgaaaaataatttctatGTAACAATACAAGAAGTTCTAGTATTTATCTATATAATGTCTTCCCGACTAAaagttgttaaaaaaataaaaatgaccaATGAGATTAGCGAAACATTTCCGCGAGTATAATAAAGAGCATCCCTGTAGCACTCAAACAGGATTGTAGCAATGggattataaaaaatttcatctgAAAATTTCAATGCACTCAAGCAATCATCGGAGGCTCTTCTGCTGTATTAGAGAAAGGTGGTCATGCTAATTGACTTCAACCACCAAAATTTCTGGAGACAGAGAACATTGTTTATAATGGTTTCTTTGATATCAAGATCTTATGAATGTAAAAGGAAAGCTAATTGTGGAAAATATAAGAGAGTCGAGGAAGATATTATATCCTGAAGAGGTTTCATGATTCAATTTTTCTCAAAGGGTGGCGTGAGAAGTTCAAGCTAAGACAAGGTATTAAGTCGTTTTGGAGAAGTGAACCAATTGATATACAATACATGGAAAATAAGTTAGAGTGCATAAGGAAGAAAATAGCCCAATTTGGcaaaaataattttcaatatGTATGATTTTGGATTGCCATATTGAGCTTAACCTGATCACTAACTTGAAACGAAATAGCTAGAATTGAAAAACAAGGTAAAAGTGACAAACAATTGTTTATGTTGTAATGAGGATGGCCCAGAAAAGATTACATCATCAGAAAGTTTGTAAATCCATGTTGCTTTAAGAATGTTAATATGAAcagcttgaattgccaacatgaTGTCAACAGAAGATTGTGCCAATATCACGGATAATCCTACTGATGGTGAAGATGGGGGGTAACATTGTATATTGGAGTTTGTGGTGCGCAAGGAAATAATTGAAGCATTCAACAGCACAATAATTTTctataacaaaataaaacaagtggCAATAGACTCATATTTTAAGAACAAATGacatttgataatttttttgattttattaaattatttatttatgatataaacaGTAGCATAGAGTATGAGGCTTCAGAAGAACTATTATCTtattaatttatcaaaattatcAATTTGTCTCTCTAGCCCAAGTTTGGGAGCAAGAAAGACTGTTGTCTGATAGAGGTGATTTACCaatcaaatattaaattatggaGGTTATACTGTACTTTCATgctcatatttttttattgtaaaaactGTACACCTTTTTTATGGCTACTTTTTTTGCACAGGTTGTTTCAGACGATCCTTTAGATTTTATGGAACAGCCTTCTTCTGGCCTTGCTATACAAGGCCTTCTAAGACCTGCATTCATAGAAGAACATTCTGTCATCCAAAAGAATGTAACAGATCCTGAATGCAGTGATACTGATTCAAGTAACATTGGCGATGAACAACAGGAAGAAGGCACTGTGAAGATCAATGGCCACAGATGTGAAAAAGAACAATCACAAGATGATCCAAGTTGGGCAGAGGAATTGGAGAAGGAAGAAAACCTTGAAAGTGGATTTTCATTTTACAAACTAGAGATGATTAAAATTCAGTTAGTGTCAGCACATGGACGTGAGGTAAATCTATGGCTTTCCTCGTGAATCTCAGCAGTATATGTTGTTTCGTGTTGTGTTAGAACTGTCTTCGTACTTgtgaaaatttaatatatttcacGATGTGACACTAGAGAACTGTCAAATTTACCTCTCTTGTTCCCCTCCTTTTTTATTCATTAATGTTGATCGCCATTTCAATACATCTCCATCCACATAACGAAGGGGCAATTTCTGGATACTAAGAGGTGCTACATGAACAGGAAACATATACTCTGTTTTATGCTGTATATTACTAGACAAAAAAAT is part of the Primulina tabacum isolate GXHZ01 chromosome 18, ASM2559414v2, whole genome shotgun sequence genome and encodes:
- the LOC142533665 gene encoding ABC transporter G family member 8, translated to MDKESPPRPYKTYTITASSISYMKSTTTIATLFIFKPCCPTPPTYILREISLTAYPSQILAIVGPSGAGKSTLLDILAARTAPTSGALLLNSAPLNPSSFRKLSAYVPQHDACLPLLTVAETFAFSASLLNPKTSDISGIVSTLLDELRLKHLAETRMACGLSGGERRRVSIGLSLLHDPAVLLLDEPTSGLDSGSALNVMKTLRSIADSSHRTVVLSIHQPSFKILSTIDKILLLAKGTVVHNGTLSSLQDFLLCNGFSVPPQLNPLEYAMEILNLLHKPEAISPATASPENSSPSQSKIAKTKEKIRYRSSSFHEIVTLYIRFWKIIYRTKQLLVTNTLQALGVGLVLGTIYINIGFGKSGIEKRFGLFAFTLTFLLSSTTETLPIFIDERPILLRETSSGVYRLSSYLMANTLVFFPYLLGIAFLYSVSLYFLVGLCATWQAFAYFVLVIWVILLMANSFVLFLSSVAPNFIAGTSLVTVLLAGFFLFSGYFISKDNIPKFWLFMHYLSMYKYALDAFLINEYSCMVSRCFIWSDETKTTCMVNGGNVLEKKGLRELQRWTNVYILLAFFVLYRLLWLIVLRRRVSRFKK
- the LOC142532802 gene encoding uncharacterized protein At3g49140-like codes for the protein MLVIEPHTTAAVRLPAANVFIPRGKCWELRDNCVGRTCGGWVNGGNRNGIRATAKELPSSSSGSGPVKQNLKPQRYHPFEDILDSELLENGEASLTPAEASRTIIEVNSKATLMFSGLVNEEVHENIFWPDLPYVTDEHGNIYFQVKNDEDILQTLTSEETIVQVIVGLDTAEMISEMEALGHSDIEFGVDELDGEGSDYDDGEEDEEDDDDNDDAEDEDSEEWVAILDDEEDEDEESDGSLGDWAKLETMRSSHPMYFAKKLTEVVSDDPLDFMEQPSSGLAIQGLLRPAFIEEHSVIQKNVTDPECSDTDSSNIGDEQQEEGTVKINGHRCEKEQSQDDPSWAEELEKEENLESGFSFYKLEMIKIQLVSAHGRENFVEIEDYKRARPDAIAHSATKIISHLKAGGEKTTQALQSLCWRCKGIQVEECALIGVDSLGFDLRVCSGTQLQTLRFPFKKRASSEYSAERHLNDMLFPRAHKIQPRKEAQQTES